One genomic region from Conexibacter woesei Iso977N encodes:
- a CDS encoding PLP-dependent cysteine synthase family protein: MAVPPLQNRPCGGRYGDIVQAIGNTPLVELRRLSPKPGVRIWAKMESHNPTGSVKDRVARALIEDAEEKGAIGPGMTILEPTSGNTGIALAMISRRKGYRLKVVMPDNVTPERTQLLQMYGAEIVYSPGDQGSNGAVAMALRMAEEDASYYMPYQYGNPANPRAHYEGTAPEILQELDGDISAFVAGLGTGGTLMGNGRRFKEELGDAVKIVAAEPMQGEPVQGLRSLDDGFIPPIIDLSVLDRKIFVTNRDAIVWTRKLLDEEGIFAGVSSGAIASIAVRIANEMDEGNIVFIVCDDGWKYLSSGIYTLPVDEVANLDSTVWW, encoded by the coding sequence ATGGCTGTCCCGCCTCTTCAGAACCGGCCTTGCGGTGGTCGCTACGGCGACATCGTGCAGGCGATCGGCAACACGCCGCTGGTCGAGCTCCGTCGCCTGTCGCCCAAGCCGGGCGTCCGCATCTGGGCCAAGATGGAGTCCCACAACCCGACCGGCTCGGTCAAGGACCGCGTCGCTCGCGCGCTGATCGAGGACGCCGAGGAGAAGGGCGCGATCGGCCCCGGCATGACGATCCTCGAGCCGACGTCCGGGAACACGGGCATCGCGCTGGCGATGATCTCCCGGCGCAAGGGCTACAGGCTGAAGGTCGTCATGCCCGACAACGTGACGCCCGAGCGCACGCAGCTGCTGCAGATGTACGGCGCCGAGATCGTCTACTCGCCCGGCGACCAAGGCTCCAACGGCGCGGTCGCGATGGCGCTGAGGATGGCCGAGGAGGACGCCTCGTACTACATGCCCTACCAGTACGGGAACCCGGCCAACCCGCGGGCCCACTACGAGGGCACGGCGCCCGAGATCCTGCAGGAGCTCGACGGCGACATCTCCGCGTTCGTCGCGGGCCTCGGCACCGGCGGCACGCTGATGGGCAACGGCCGGCGCTTCAAGGAGGAGCTCGGCGACGCGGTCAAGATCGTCGCGGCCGAGCCCATGCAGGGCGAGCCCGTCCAGGGCCTGCGCTCGCTCGACGACGGCTTCATCCCGCCGATCATCGACCTGTCGGTCCTGGACCGGAAGATCTTCGTCACCAACCGCGACGCGATCGTCTGGACGCGCAAGCTGCTCGACGAGGAGGGGATCTTCGCGGGCGTCTCGTCCGGCGCGATCGCCTCGATCGCCGTGCGGATCGCGAACGAGATGGACGAGGGCAACATCGTCTTCATCGTCTGCGACGACGGCTGGAAGTACCTGTCGTCCGGGATCTACACGCTGCCGGTCGACGAGGTCGCCAACCTCGACTCGACCGTGTGGTGGTAG
- a CDS encoding Mov34/MPN/PAD-1 family protein, which translates to MRIAPDLLQQIVDHALRDAPNECCGFVWLRDGVAEEVVAVENQTPSPFRFEIGPSDLLLLGDVDDEDGRAAIIYHSHTRSEPRPSQTDINFARNWPGVEWLIVGTAGETPEVRNWRIDPDGTVAETEVHVDDAAAA; encoded by the coding sequence ATGCGCATCGCCCCGGACCTCCTGCAGCAGATCGTCGACCACGCCCTGCGTGACGCGCCGAACGAGTGCTGTGGGTTCGTCTGGCTGCGCGACGGGGTGGCCGAGGAGGTCGTCGCCGTCGAGAACCAGACGCCGAGCCCGTTCCGCTTCGAGATCGGGCCGTCCGATCTCCTGCTGCTCGGCGACGTCGACGACGAGGACGGGCGCGCGGCGATCATCTACCACTCGCACACGCGCTCCGAGCCGCGGCCGTCGCAGACCGACATCAACTTCGCGCGCAACTGGCCCGGGGTCGAGTGGTTGATCGTGGGCACCGCCGGCGAGACGCCGGAGGTCCGCAACTGGCGCATCGACCCTGACGGGACGGTCGCCGAGACCGAGGTCCACGTAGATGACGCGGCCGCGGCCTGA
- a CDS encoding twin-arginine translocase TatA/TatE family subunit, whose translation MPSVGFPELIVILVIALIVLGPKKLPEAGKAMGKGMREFKDSLSGMTDHDDDDRPAIRSEVPAPQAQAHRFDPITGEPLTADARRERDAAAVE comes from the coding sequence ATGCCCAGCGTCGGTTTCCCCGAGCTCATCGTCATCCTCGTCATCGCGCTCATCGTGCTCGGTCCCAAGAAGCTGCCCGAGGCCGGCAAGGCCATGGGCAAGGGGATGCGCGAGTTCAAGGACTCGCTCTCCGGGATGACGGACCACGACGACGACGATCGCCCCGCGATCCGCTCAGAAGTCCCGGCCCCGCAGGCCCAGGCCCACCGCTTCGACCCGATCACGGGCGAGCCGCTGACCGCCGACGCGCGCCGCGAGCGCGACGCCGCGGCCGTCGAGTAG
- a CDS encoding ubiquitin-like small modifier protein 1, with protein MLRPSVGGEREVSADGATVGEVLEGLATTHPDTRGQLFGAEGELNRYVNVYLNDEDVRVLDGLTTPVGEGDSLVILPAMAGGCA; from the coding sequence GTGCTCCGTCCCTCCGTGGGCGGCGAGCGTGAGGTCAGCGCCGACGGCGCGACCGTCGGCGAGGTCCTCGAGGGCCTCGCGACCACGCATCCCGACACCCGCGGCCAGCTCTTCGGCGCCGAGGGCGAGCTCAACCGCTACGTCAACGTCTACCTCAACGACGAGGACGTCCGCGTCCTCGACGGGCTGACCACGCCGGTCGGCGAGGGCGACAGCCTCGTGATCCTCCCGGCGATGGCCGGGGGCTGCGCGTAG